Proteins co-encoded in one Kutzneria chonburiensis genomic window:
- a CDS encoding glycosyltransferase family 2 protein translates to MSTKPLVSVIIPNYNYAKTLRLTLGSVRAQTYPSLEVIVVDDGSTDDSIAVAESFGVTVLRTPSNGGCASARNLGVQNSSGEILFFLDSDVALDPDAVEQAVAILQSDSTIGAACGIYDPDPLIRDSRTEEYRSLQYYFWSASSEGNVSFLFPAMCAIPRRVFDAIGPFKTQLKQTEEVDYGYRISSRYQLRLTPAIGGRHDHDHAFRPLLRKLFHRARLRVPLYARARKFAKGFETRSRALGSLAALGAVVTLVPALLLGPLWLVVPAALAVESLACDAQMYGFVRRRKGLAFLVYFVGTHFVVNTVIAAGVGVGVLQWLRSAAFRRLYDSLPGPAPTEVTA, encoded by the coding sequence ATGTCCACCAAGCCTCTCGTGTCGGTCATCATCCCCAACTACAACTACGCCAAGACCCTGCGGCTGACGCTGGGTTCCGTGCGGGCCCAGACCTATCCGTCGCTCGAAGTGATCGTGGTCGACGACGGCAGCACCGACGACTCGATCGCGGTGGCCGAGTCCTTCGGCGTCACCGTGCTGCGCACGCCGTCCAACGGCGGCTGCGCCTCGGCCCGCAACCTCGGCGTGCAGAACTCGTCCGGCGAGATCCTGTTCTTCCTCGACTCCGATGTCGCACTTGATCCGGACGCCGTCGAACAGGCGGTGGCGATTCTCCAGTCCGATTCGACGATCGGCGCGGCCTGCGGCATCTACGACCCCGATCCGCTGATCCGGGACAGCCGCACCGAGGAGTACCGCAGCCTCCAGTACTACTTCTGGTCGGCCAGCTCCGAGGGCAATGTGTCGTTCCTGTTCCCGGCCATGTGCGCGATCCCGCGCCGGGTGTTCGACGCCATCGGCCCGTTCAAGACGCAGCTCAAGCAGACCGAGGAGGTCGACTACGGCTATCGCATCAGCAGCCGGTACCAGCTGCGGCTGACCCCGGCCATCGGCGGCCGGCACGACCACGACCACGCCTTCCGGCCGTTGCTGCGCAAGCTGTTCCACCGGGCCCGGCTGCGCGTGCCGCTGTACGCGCGGGCCCGGAAGTTCGCCAAGGGCTTCGAGACCAGGTCCCGGGCCTTGGGCAGCCTGGCCGCGCTGGGCGCGGTGGTGACGCTGGTGCCGGCCCTGCTGCTCGGACCGCTGTGGCTGGTGGTGCCGGCTGCCCTGGCCGTCGAGTCGCTGGCGTGCGACGCTCAGATGTACGGCTTCGTGCGCCGGCGCAAGGGCTTGGCGTTCCTGGTGTATTTCGTCGGCACGCATTTCGTGGTCAACACGGTCATCGCCGCCGGGGTCGGCGTCGGTGTGCTCCAGTGGCTGCGGTCGGCGGCGTTCCGCCGCCTGTACGACAGCCTGCCCGGCCCGGCGCCGACGGAGGTGACGGCATGA
- a CDS encoding NAD-dependent epimerase/dehydratase family protein, which produces MGLTIVVTGGAGMLGSHLVQRFVADGHAVRSLDLRATTDTGDFQQFVGDIRDPDLLSKVVNGADAVVHCAAALPSYPAEEIRSVIVGGTENVVRASRRREVERLVHISSTAVYGLPKVLPTTERYPREPVDPYSRAKAEAEEVCEAARATGMCVPMLRPKTFVGPGRMGLFSMLFEWAEEGHHFPVLGKGDVRIQMFAMDDLVDAVDTTLHANPDIANDTYNLAAAEFGTIRDDFQAVLDAAGHGKRVVSVPARPALSVLSLLERTKLSPVYGRLLHKLMADSYVSIDKARERLGFNPRLSNQDAILKTFQWWREERAAGNLRGGSGRTSRDPWRQGVLGLAKAFF; this is translated from the coding sequence GTGGGCCTGACCATTGTCGTCACCGGCGGCGCGGGCATGCTCGGCTCGCACCTGGTGCAGCGGTTCGTGGCCGACGGCCACGCGGTGCGCAGCCTGGACCTGCGCGCGACTACCGACACCGGCGATTTCCAGCAGTTCGTCGGCGACATCCGCGACCCCGACCTGCTGTCCAAGGTGGTCAACGGGGCGGACGCGGTGGTGCACTGCGCCGCCGCGCTGCCCAGCTACCCGGCCGAGGAGATCCGCTCGGTGATCGTCGGCGGCACCGAGAACGTGGTGCGGGCCAGTCGACGCCGTGAGGTCGAGCGGCTGGTGCACATCTCGTCCACCGCGGTGTACGGCCTGCCCAAGGTCTTGCCGACGACCGAGCGCTATCCGCGGGAGCCGGTCGATCCGTACAGCCGGGCCAAGGCCGAGGCCGAGGAGGTGTGCGAAGCCGCGCGGGCCACCGGCATGTGCGTGCCGATGTTGCGCCCCAAGACTTTTGTCGGCCCCGGGCGAATGGGGCTGTTCTCCATGCTGTTCGAGTGGGCCGAGGAGGGACACCACTTTCCGGTGCTGGGCAAGGGTGACGTGCGGATCCAGATGTTCGCGATGGACGACCTGGTCGACGCCGTGGACACCACCCTGCACGCCAACCCGGACATCGCCAACGACACCTACAACCTGGCCGCCGCCGAGTTCGGCACCATCCGTGACGACTTCCAGGCGGTGCTGGACGCGGCCGGGCACGGCAAGCGGGTGGTGTCCGTCCCGGCGCGTCCGGCGCTGTCGGTGCTGAGTCTGTTGGAGCGCACCAAGTTGTCGCCGGTCTACGGCCGGCTGCTGCACAAGCTGATGGCCGACTCGTACGTGAGCATCGACAAGGCCCGCGAGCGGCTCGGCTTCAACCCACGTCTGTCCAATCAGGACGCCATTCTGAAGACCTTCCAGTGGTGGCGGGAAGAACGGGCCGCGGGCAATCTCCGCGGCGGCAGCGGCCGCACCTCACGCGACCCCTGGCGCCAGGGAGTGCTCGGGCTCGCCAAGGCCTTCTTCTAA
- a CDS encoding UbiA prenyltransferase family protein — protein sequence MATPVVTLPARPTTSPARAAADLVRLARPGQWAKNILVIPLAVLDAPVWRLGMIGQILWAIAAFTLGSAVIYVINDIADRERDRRHAVKCLRPIAAGRISLGVALAYAAVLVVGLAALLVGRPIAAWWPIPVYLALNFAYSYRLKHAPLIDVLVVAAGFVLRLWQGHLAIGATHSDWLMITVFSVCVLLSLGKRRHELVVSGSQHRPALRGYSVQLADHLILLTSALTIAGYLFFISTLASVGSLAGLATLISTPCAFLALFRYLQTVMVDEGGGNPVRVLLRDRTMLANSLVWLAVLSAVLITAHA from the coding sequence ATGGCTACCCCTGTTGTCACCCTGCCGGCCCGCCCCACGACCTCCCCCGCCCGCGCCGCCGCCGACCTGGTCCGGCTGGCCCGGCCGGGTCAGTGGGCCAAGAACATCCTGGTCATCCCGCTGGCCGTGCTGGACGCGCCGGTCTGGCGGCTGGGCATGATCGGCCAGATCCTGTGGGCCATCGCGGCTTTCACGCTCGGCTCGGCCGTCATCTACGTGATCAACGACATCGCCGACCGCGAACGGGACCGCCGGCACGCGGTCAAATGCCTGCGTCCGATCGCCGCCGGGCGGATCTCGCTCGGCGTCGCCTTGGCGTACGCCGCGGTGCTGGTCGTCGGGCTGGCCGCGCTGCTGGTCGGCCGGCCGATCGCCGCCTGGTGGCCGATCCCGGTCTATCTGGCGCTGAACTTCGCCTACAGCTACCGGCTCAAGCACGCGCCGCTGATCGATGTGCTGGTGGTGGCGGCCGGCTTCGTGCTGCGGTTGTGGCAGGGCCACCTGGCCATCGGCGCGACCCACTCGGACTGGCTGATGATCACGGTGTTCTCCGTGTGCGTGCTGCTCAGCCTGGGCAAGCGGCGGCACGAACTGGTGGTCAGCGGGTCGCAGCACCGGCCGGCGCTGCGCGGGTATTCGGTGCAGCTGGCCGATCACCTGATCCTGCTCACGTCCGCGCTGACCATCGCCGGCTACCTGTTCTTCATCAGCACCCTGGCGTCGGTCGGCTCGCTGGCCGGCCTGGCCACGCTGATCTCCACACCGTGCGCGTTCCTCGCGCTGTTCCGCTACCTCCAGACCGTGATGGTCGACGAGGGCGGCGGAAACCCGGTCCGCGTGCTGCTGCGCGACCGGACCATGCTCGCCAACTCCCTGGTGTGGCTGGCCGTGCTGTCGGCCGTGCTCATCACCGCCCACGCGTGA